In the genome of Pelobacter seleniigenes DSM 18267, one region contains:
- the hypA gene encoding hydrogenase maturation nickel metallochaperone HypA — protein sequence MHEVGITRNLVEIAEDHARRAGSNRVLSVSVDIGELSGVVAEAVEFCFSAVTQDTMLEGATLLINRIPGKMTCEECRHVFAADNLTFSCPACDSFLVQTTQGNELRMTELEVE from the coding sequence ATGCACGAAGTCGGTATCACCAGGAACCTTGTCGAAATCGCCGAAGACCATGCCCGCCGGGCCGGCAGCAACCGCGTTCTCTCGGTCAGCGTGGATATCGGTGAGCTCTCCGGGGTGGTGGCAGAGGCGGTCGAATTCTGCTTTTCAGCGGTGACTCAGGACACCATGCTGGAAGGGGCGACCCTGCTGATCAACCGGATCCCTGGTAAAATGACTTGTGAAGAGTGCCGGCATGTGTTTGCCGCTGACAATCTGACCTTTTCCTGCCCGGCCTGCGACAGTTTTCTGGTCCAGACCACGCAGGGGAATGAATTGCGAATGACCGAACTGGAGGTTGAATAA
- a CDS encoding HypC/HybG/HupF family hydrogenase formation chaperone, with product MCLAVPMQVMEIDQDNALCAVDGVRRSASLMMLDDVKVGDFVLIHAGFAIEKLDPREAEKTLEMFRAIAAQEQAEP from the coding sequence GTGTGCTTAGCCGTACCGATGCAGGTTATGGAAATTGATCAGGATAACGCCCTGTGCGCAGTGGATGGCGTCCGTCGTAGCGCCAGCCTGATGATGCTTGACGATGTCAAGGTCGGCGACTTTGTCCTGATCCACGCCGGTTTTGCTATTGAAAAGCTGGATCCGCGGGAAGCTGAAAAGACCCTGGAGATGTTCCGTGCGATTGCCGCACAGGAACAGGCAGAACCATGA
- the hypB gene encoding hydrogenase nickel incorporation protein HypB: MCIECGCEEATHPAHDHEHPHHHEHGPKTLRIEEDLLSKNNRLAGQNRQMFREQGVFVLNLVSSPGSGKTTLLEKTISALAPEMRIAVLEGDQQTSNDAERIAATGVPVKQINTGAGCHLDAHMVSHGVADFDLPETDVLMIENVGNLVCPASFDLGEHHKVVVLSVTEGEDKPIKYPHMFRAADVLLLNKTDLLPYLDFDLDKCRDFARQVNPRIRIFELSCKTGAGFDDWLGWLRQQILI, from the coding sequence ATGTGTATCGAATGCGGCTGTGAAGAAGCAACTCATCCTGCTCACGACCATGAGCATCCTCACCATCATGAGCATGGACCCAAAACCTTGCGGATCGAGGAAGACCTGCTCAGCAAAAATAACCGTCTGGCCGGCCAGAACCGGCAGATGTTCCGGGAACAGGGTGTTTTCGTGCTCAACCTGGTCAGCTCGCCGGGATCGGGCAAAACCACTTTACTGGAAAAAACCATTAGCGCCCTCGCCCCTGAAATGCGCATCGCCGTCCTCGAAGGGGATCAGCAGACCAGCAACGATGCCGAGCGCATCGCCGCCACCGGCGTCCCGGTCAAACAGATCAACACCGGTGCCGGCTGCCACCTCGACGCCCACATGGTCAGCCACGGCGTGGCCGACTTCGACCTTCCCGAGACCGATGTGCTGATGATTGAAAATGTCGGCAACCTGGTCTGCCCGGCCTCTTTCGATCTGGGTGAACATCACAAGGTCGTGGTCCTTTCGGTCACCGAGGGGGAAGACAAACCGATCAAGTATCCGCACATGTTCCGGGCTGCCGATGTGCTGCTGCTCAACAAGACCGACCTGCTCCCCTATCTTGATTTCGACCTGGACAAGTGCCGGGACTTCGCCCGCCAGGTCAATCCGCGGATTCGCATTTTTGAACTGTCCTGTAAAACCGGTGCCGGCTTTGACGACTGGCTGGGCTGGTTGCGTCAGCAGATTCTGATCTGA